A portion of the Manihot esculenta cultivar AM560-2 chromosome 2, M.esculenta_v8, whole genome shotgun sequence genome contains these proteins:
- the LOC110609246 gene encoding mediator of RNA polymerase II transcription subunit 12, protein MGFDNECILNIQSLAGEYFCPVCRLLVYPNEALQSQCTHLYCKPCLTYIVSTTRACPYDGYLVREEDSKLLTESNKGLAETIGKITVHCLYHRSGCTWQGPLSDCTSHCSGCAFGNSPVVCNRCGIQIVHRQVQEHAQNCPGVQTQAQSDAAQDATTTGTAPVGDQTGNTATQAQASQTAASTLPGQDPNQQANQTAQPQSVAQGTVPSAEQWYQQQQQYQQYYQQYLGYDPYQQYYPYQQQAVPQYQQPQVYMQQPQLPQTQVQPQAQLQTQPQPYPHVQLPATAPPANQPQVNPQQQTHTTAQPQSQTQSQIHPPPHGQQQPQSQLHPQTHPVHHHPQHIQMPQYPQPHSQVQHPPPQVQAQAHPQLHPQYPVPQPQAQAQAQAQAQAQPQPQPQPQPQPQGMPQTHAQAQHVQPHPQPFTSQPNLPVNPPYLQPQPQYSSANAVTGHNSYPQPQPQQQMQLGGPQHPAHLYPQGGPQPQSHLAQMQSQFPQQPPVLRPPQAHGPIQNPQQPGLLPSPGQVPNVAPAQQPPVHPQVHHPGLPHQRPVMQSVQQPVHQQYMQQQPSSGQALGPVQNQVPQQGAYIQQQLQSQLRPLGPLPSFQQPSHAYPQPHHNVSLPHGTQPYQGQNLGRPMVPPHGVPTQPHPHLSSSMPVRPMQVDAGQSGNTLRTNNQDQLFSEQQSGATTRPMSERPGDHIIEKSSEAESTHESVKRDPNDLAVASRVGADAGEVKTVKSESILKLAVDERKSREEIQDLGGENGELSIKQVKKEPKEAIDEQKDVSNTDHRRFEHSVLEDNEMKGRPQLKTPPLHEGEHFEDRGMKSQKDRNVTPQRSGGFALHSQLQGEGLVQPSHLVPISHGPSVLQQRPVGSPLLQVPPPGPPHHMQLPGHPSAPSRPLDSGHMPHPGQPLNPLPEHPQQPLYNQSLSAEISPAGISGLGSTSIFGRGPSHYGTQGHGHTLPGERTASYGHESDMFPNQRPNYMDGRRIDPLGQQAGALRMNGAPGPDSSVLGLRDDRIKPLPDDHMNSFPQDPSRIVDRAEFEKDAKHFPRSSHLDADSIKEYGNHLPPSRPLDRLPHSFGMDFPLKTPEKGLHAMNYDSGMKLKPLGGSAPSRFFPPYHHDGVMHPNDMGERPIGFHDNTAGRQPDAAPTPQDLFGPVPRYGRRYMDGLAPRSPGRDYPGVTSHGFGAFPGFDDIAGRESHRFGDSFHVNRFPVFPGHLHRGEFEGPGQDGFPNHSRRGEHLDPNNLPGHMRMGERFGFGAFPGPARMGELPGSGNFFHPRLGEPGFRSSFSLKGIPGDGGNYPGDLESFDSSRRRKASSMGWCRICKFDCETVEGLDTHSQTREHQKMAMDMVLTIKQNAKKQKLAPSDHSSLDDASKSRNASFEGRGNKN, encoded by the exons ATGGGTTTTGATAATGAGTGCATACTGAACATTCAATCCCTGGCTGGAGAGTACTTCTGTCCTGTTTGTCGTCTGTTAGTCTATCCAAATGAAGCTTTACAGTCTCAATGCACTCACCTTTACTGTAAGCCATGCTTAACATATATTGTGAGCACTACCCGTGCTTGCCCTTATGATGGCTACTTGGTGAGAGAAGAAGATTCCAAG CTTCTTACTGAATCAAACAAAGGTCTTGCTGAAACCATCGGCAAAATAACAGTTCATTGTCTATACCATAGGAGTGGATGCACGTGGCAGGGTCCTTTGTCTGATTGTACTTCTCATTGTTCTGGATGTGCCTTCGGTAATTCTCCTGTTGTGTGTAACAGGTGTGGAATTCAAATTGTGCATCGTCAGGTGCAGGAACATGCACAAAATTGTCCT GGTGTGCAAACTCAAGCTCAATCTGATGCTGCTCAGGATGCCACAACCACAGGGACAGCTCCTGTTGGTGATCAGACAGGAAATACTGCCACTCAAGCCCAGGCTTCTCAAACCGCAGCATCCACATTGCCTGGACAAGATCCCAATCAGCAGGCCAACCAAACTGCACAGCCCCAGTCTGTCGCACAGGGTACTGTGCCCTCAGCAGAACAGTGGTATCAACAGCAACAACAATATCAACAATACTACCAGCAATACCTGGGATATGATCCTTATCAGCAATACTACCCTTATCAACAGCAAGCAGTTCCACAATACCAACAACCTCAGGTTTATATGCAGCAGCCTCAACTCCCCCAAACCCAAGTTCAACCTCAGGCGCAATTGCAAACACAACCGCAGCCATATCCACATGTTCAGCTGCCTGCTACTGCACCACCTGCGAACCAGCCACAAGTCAATCCGCAGCAACAAACTCACACTACAGCTCAGCCACAGTCTCAAACACAATCACAGATACACCCACCACCCCATGGCCAACAGCAACCTCAGTCTCAGCTGCACCCACAAACCCATCCTGTTCACCATCATCCACAGCACATACAAATGCCTCAATATCCGCAGCCCCATTCACAGGTGCAGCATCCACCGCCACAAGTTCAAGCACAGGCTCATCCTCAACTCCATCCCCAGTATCCTGTTCCTCAACCACAGGCACAAGCACAAGCACAAGCACAAGCACAAGCACAACCTCAACCTCAACCTCAACCTCAACCTCAACCTCAAGGTATGCCACAAACACATGCTCAAGCTCAACATGTACAGCCTCATCCACAGCCCTTCACTTCTCAACCAAACCTGCCAGTGAATCCTCCTTATCTGCAGCCTCAGCCACAATATTCATCTGCCAATGCAGTTACAGGCCATAACTCTTATCCGCAACCACAGCCTCAACAGCAAATGCAGCTGGGAGGTCCGCAACATCCTGCTCATTTGTATCCTCAAGGTGGGCCTCAACCACAATCACATCTTGCCCAAATGCAGAGTCAGTTTCCTCAACAACCTCCTGTGTTGCGGCCACCACAAGCTCATGGTCCAATTCAAAACCCTCAGCAACCAGGATTATTACCTTCACCTGGTCAGGTCCCTAATGTTGCTCCTGCACAACAGCCACCAGTGCATCCCCAGGTTCACCATCCTGGACTTCCTCATCAACGCCCTGTTATGCAGTCAGTTCAGCAACCAGTTCATCAGCAGTATATGCAGCAACAGCCGTCTTCTGGACAAGCACTGGGGCCAGTTCAGAATCAAGTGCCTCAGCAAGGTGCTTACATACAGCAACAACTGCAGTCTCAATTACGTCCCCTGGGGCCATTGCCATCATTCCAGCAGCCTTCTCATGCCTACCCACAGCCACATCACAATGTTTCATTACCACATGGCACGCAACCTTATCAAGGCCAAAATCTGGGAAGACCTATGGTGCCACCTCATGGAGTGCCAACTCAGCCACATCCACACTTGTCTTCCAGCATGCCGGTCAGGCCAATGCAGGTTGATGCAGGACAGTCTGGAAACACCTTGAGGACCAACAACCAAGATCAATTGTTTTCTGAACAACAGTCTGGGGCTACTACAAGACCAATGTCTGAGCGACCAGGGGATCATATTATTGAGAAAAGTTCAGAAGCTGAATCTACTCATGAAAGTGTTAAAAGGGATCCAAATGATTTGGCTGTTGCTTCTAGAGTTGGGGCTGATGCAGGTGAGGTAAAAACTGTAAAATCTGAAAGCATTTTGAAGTTAGCGGTTGATGAAAGGAAGTCCAGGGAGGAAATCCAGGATCTTGGAGGGGAGAATGGAGAGTTATCGATTAAGCAGGTGAAGAAAGAACCTAAAGAGGCCATTGATGAACAGAAAGATGTTTCTAATACTGACCACAGAAGATTTGAACATTCTGTGTTGGAGGACAACGAAATGAAGGGCAGGCCTCAGTTGAAAACTCCTCCACTGCATGAAGGTGAACACTTTGAAGACCGTGGTATGAAATCACAAAAGGACAGGAATGTGACTCCTCAACGTTCTGGAGGCTTTGCTTTGCACAGTCAGTTGCAAGGTGAGGGCTTGGTGCAGCCCTCTCATTTGGTTCCCATTTCTCATGGACCTTCTGTCCTCCAACAACGGCCTGTTGGGTCCCCATTGTTACAAGTACCTCCTCCTGGACCCCCACACCACATGCAATTACCTGGGCATCCATCTGCTCCATCTAGGCCTTTGGATTCTGGACATATGCCTCATCCTGGACAACCTTTGAATCCACTCCCTGAACATCCTCAGCAACCTCTTTACAATCAGTCTCTCAGTGCTGAAATCTCTCCTGCTGGCATTTCAGGCCTCGGTTCTACTTCAATCTTTGGGAGGGGTCCTAGTCATTATGGTACGCAAGGACATGGACACACTTTGCCAGGTGAACGAACTGCATCGTATGGCCATGAGTCTGACATGTTTCCAAATCAGAGGCCCAATTATATGGATGGCAGAAGAATAGATCCACTTGGGCAACAAGCTGGTGCATTGAGAATGAATGGTGCCCCAGGGCCAGACTCCTCGGTGCTTGGATTGCGGGATGATCGAATCAAGCCTTTGCCAGATGATCATATGAATTCATTTCCACAAGATCCATCGCGAATTGTTGATCGTGCTGAGTTTGAAAAAGATGCCAAGCATTTCCCTAGGTCTTCTCATTTGGATGCTGATTCAATTAAAGAATATGGGAATCACTTGCCCCCTTCAAGACCTCTTGATAGGCTACCTCATAGTTTTGGCATGGATTTCCCACTGAAAACCCCCGAGAAGGGACTGCATGCTATGAATTATGATTCTGGGATGAAATTGAAACCTCTTGGTGGCTCTGCCCCTTCAAGGTTTTTTCCTCCTTATCATCACGATGGTGTAATGCATCCCAATGATATGGGAGAAAGACCAATTGGTTTTCATGACAATACAGCGGGCAGACAGCCAGATGCTGCTCCAACTCCACAAGATCTTTTTGGACCAGTTCCTAGATATGGTCGTCGTTATATGGATGGTTTGGCCCCTAGAAGTCCAGGTAGGGATTACCCTGGTGTAACCTCACATGGATTTGGGGCCTTTCCTGGATTTGATGATATTGCTGGCAGGGAATCACATCGGTTTGGTGATTCATTTCATGTTAATAGGTTTCCAGTTTTTCCTGGCCATTTACACAGGGGTGAGTTTGAGGGTCCTGGTCAAGATGGATTTCCTAACCATTCTAGGAGGGGTGAACATTTAGATCCTAATAACTTGCCTGGTCATATGCGTATGGGAGAGCGTTTTGGTTTTGGTGCGTTCCCTGGTCCTGCAAGGATGGGAGAATTGCCTGGATCAGGGAATTTCTTTCATCCCCGACTTGGTGAGCCTGGATTTAGGAGCAGCTTTTCCCTCAAAGGAATTCCTGGGGATGGTGGAAACTATCCA GGTGACTTAGAATCTTTTGATAGTTCGAGGAGGAGGAAGGCATCTAGCATGGGATGGTGTCGCATTTGTAAATTTGACTGTGAAACAGTTGAAGGCTTAGACACACATTCACAAACGAGGGAGCATCAAAAGATGGCTATGGATATGGTTTTGACAATCAAGCAGAACGCCAAAAAGCAGAAATT agCCCCCAGTGATCATTCCTCACTTGATGATGCAAGCAAGTCAAGGAATGCCAGTTTTGAGGGCCGTGGAAATAAGAATTAA
- the LOC110609248 gene encoding tubulin beta-2 chain, whose translation MREILHVQGGQCGNQIGAKFWEVVCAEHGIDSTGRYQGDSDLQLERINVYYNEASCGRFVPRAVLMDLEPGTMDSIRSGTYGQIFRPDNFVFGQSGAGNNWAKGHYTEGAELIDSVLDVVRKEAENCDCLQGFQVCHSLGGGTGSGMGTLLISKIREEYPDRMMMTFSVFPSPKVSDTVVEPYNATLSVHQLVENADECMVLDNEALYDICFRTLKLTTPSFGDLNHLISATMSGVTCCLRFPGQLNSDLRKLAVNLIPFPRLHFFMVGFSPLTSRGSQQYRALTVPELTQQMWDAKNMMCAADPRHGRYLTASAMFRGKMSTKEVDEQMLNVQNKNSSYFVEWIPNNVKSTVCDIPPTGLKMAATFIGNSTSIQEMFRRVSEQFTAMFRRKAFLHWYTGEGMDEMEFTEAESNMNDLVSEYQQYQDATADEEGYEDEEAEYPEEYE comes from the exons ATGCGTGAGATCCTTCACGTCCAAGGGGGCCAATGCGGCAACCAAATCGGAGCCAAGTTCTGGGAAGTTGTCTGCGCGGAGCACGGCATAGACTCCACTGGTCGCTACCAAGGCGACTCAGATCTTCAACTTGAGAGAATCAACGTCTACTACAATGAGGCTAGTTGCGGCCGTTTTGTCCCTCGTGCTGTTCTCATGGATTTGGAACCTGGTACCATGGACAGCATCAGATCTGGGACTTATGGTCAGATTTTCAGGCCTGATAACTTTGTCTTCGGCCAGTCTGGTGCTGGTAATAACTGGGCGAAAGGCCATTACACTGAAGGTGCCGAGCTTATTGATTCTGTTCTTGATGTGGTTCGAAAGGAGGCTGAGAACTGTGATTGCTTGCAAG GGTTCCAGGTGTGCCATTCTCTGGGAGGTGGTACTGGATCTGGAATGGGAACGCTCTTGATTTCCAAGATTAGGGAAGAGTACCCAGATAGGATGATGATGACTTTCTCCGTATTCCCATCTCCAAAGGTCTCTGACACAGTTGTGGAGCCTTACAATGCCACTTTATCTGTCCATCAGCTTGTGGAAAATGCAGATGAGTGCATGGTTCTTGACAATGAGGCCTTGTATGACATTTGCTTCCGGACACTGAAGCTCACCACTCCCAGCT TCGGTGACTTGAATCACCTGATCTCTGCAACCATGTCTGGAGTCACATGCTGCTTGAGGTTCCCTGGACAGTTGAACTCAGATCTGAGAAAGCTTGCGGTGAACCTCATTCCATTCCCTCGTCTTCACTTCTTCATGGTGGGTTTTTCCCCTCTTACATCGCGTGGGTCACAGCAGTACCGGGCTCTAACTGTTCCTGAGCTCACTCAGCAAATGTGGGATGCAAAGAACATGATGTGCGCAGCTGACCCAAGACATGGTCGATATCTGACGGCCTCAGCCATGTTCCGGGGCAAGATGAGTACAAAGGAAGTTGATGAGCAGATGCTGAATGTGCAGAACAAGAACTCTTCCTACTTTGTGGAGTGGATTCCGAACAATGTGAAATCAACTGTTTGTGATATTCCACCGACAGGACTTAAGATGGCAGCCACATTTATTGGGAATTCGACATCCATACAGGAGATGTTTAGGCGTGTGAGTGAGCAATTCACAGCCATGTTCCGGAGGAAGGCTTTCTTGCATTGGTACACAGGGGAAGGAATGGATGAGATGGAGTTCACAGAAGCTGAGAGCAACATGAATGATTTGGTTTCAGAGTATCAGCAATACCAAGATGCAACAGCGGATGAAGAAGGGTATGAGGATGAGGAGGCAGAGTACCCGGAAGAATACGAGTAG